A region from the Kineothrix sp. IPX-CK genome encodes:
- a CDS encoding DUF4127 family protein: MKKKIVLLPLDERPCNYDFPVDLFRHDDLNLVRPSKLGNKKEPANVDEIAEYLKEECKDADGLILSVDMLLYGGLIPSRLHYETIEKLKQTAETIKHIKDKNPGLTVFAFQVIMRCPAYSSDDEEPEYYDKCGETIHLTGEIVHKSRLGLCGENGMQGIMPDINQIYLNDYIGRREINRAMNLHILKYLKEGYIDFLVIPQDDSATYGYAAMDRDQICAEIEKRNLSDRILVYPGADEVALTLMTRMINKSEMKKPKVYVKYACEMAKNVIPLYEGSTLSGTVKYHILSAGCQLADCYETADIIMVLTAPAGTMKEAAAQPCNLPEYRTERNLAELIDFIKDRTAENRIVTIADNAYANGGDLEFIKMMDNNQLLMKVAGYAGWNTSANTIGTALAEGVDALYFGNSNNHRNFLVKRYIEDAGYCSVVRKNVTEKLSGLGMDYFDVKEKDGAVSKIVEQELRKFLKDYCSSIASKTWIDFVYMPWRRMFEIGLSAGIEEISND; the protein is encoded by the coding sequence ATGAAAAAAAAGATTGTATTACTTCCTTTGGATGAGAGACCATGTAATTATGATTTTCCGGTTGATTTATTCCGCCATGATGATTTGAACCTGGTTCGCCCATCAAAGCTTGGAAATAAAAAAGAACCGGCTAATGTGGATGAAATTGCCGAATATTTAAAGGAAGAATGCAAGGATGCAGACGGACTGATTCTTTCTGTCGACATGCTGTTGTATGGAGGTTTGATTCCGTCCAGGCTCCATTATGAAACAATTGAAAAATTAAAGCAGACTGCGGAAACGATCAAACATATAAAGGACAAAAACCCCGGTCTTACTGTATTTGCTTTTCAGGTAATTATGAGATGTCCTGCTTATTCAAGCGACGACGAAGAACCGGAATATTATGATAAGTGCGGAGAGACGATTCATTTGACCGGTGAAATCGTTCATAAAAGCAGGCTGGGCTTATGCGGTGAAAATGGGATGCAGGGCATTATGCCTGACATTAATCAGATATATTTGAATGATTATATTGGGAGACGAGAGATTAACCGTGCGATGAATCTTCATATATTGAAATACTTGAAAGAAGGATACATTGACTTTCTGGTAATCCCGCAGGATGATTCGGCGACCTATGGATATGCGGCAATGGACAGGGATCAGATATGTGCGGAAATTGAGAAAAGAAATTTGTCGGATAGAATTCTTGTGTATCCTGGAGCGGATGAAGTGGCACTCACATTAATGACACGCATGATCAATAAATCGGAAATGAAGAAACCGAAGGTGTACGTAAAATATGCATGTGAGATGGCAAAGAATGTGATTCCTCTTTATGAAGGAAGTACACTTTCAGGAACCGTAAAGTATCACATTCTATCGGCCGGGTGCCAGCTGGCTGATTGTTATGAAACCGCAGATATAATAATGGTTCTTACTGCCCCGGCGGGAACAATGAAAGAAGCGGCTGCTCAGCCATGTAATCTGCCTGAATATCGTACGGAGAGAAATCTTGCGGAATTAATTGATTTTATCAAGGACAGGACGGCAGAAAACAGGATCGTAACGATAGCGGACAATGCATATGCGAATGGAGGGGATCTGGAATTCATCAAAATGATGGATAACAACCAGCTCCTGATGAAAGTGGCGGGATATGCAGGCTGGAATACATCGGCAAACACTATCGGCACAGCACTGGCGGAGGGTGTTGATGCCTTGTACTTTGGCAATAGCAATAACCATCGCAATTTCCTTGTGAAACGCTATATTGAAGATGCAGGCTATTGCTCGGTAGTGCGAAAAAACGTAACGGAAAAATTAAGTGGTCTTGGAATGGATTATTTTGACGTAAAAGAAAAAGACGGGGCCGTTTCGAAAATAGTAGAGCAAGAGCTAAGAAAATTTCTGAAAGATTATTGTTCTTCTATCGCATCGAAAACATGGATAGATTTTGTGTATATGCCATGGAGAAGAATGTTTGAAATTGGTCTCAGTGCTGGAATAGAGGAAATCTCAAATGATTGA
- a CDS encoding HAMP domain-containing sensor histidine kinase translates to MKKLKYIFVNMIIVTLIAVAGIIIINGRQLEYSNDIVALNRITIEASKNFEHLEDLDLQPDTGEFAIFNLNGELVYSHGYKAETMIEAVKEANAMQNIILDDEVLGTVVLAPTYKDIMYNYQIQIILILTYVLIAMWGISIVSAFYIERSIIRPFEEMKEFAKEIAIGNLEINLKMDRRNIFGIFTESFDIMRMELKHAREKAEKIEKSKMELIASISHDIKTPITSIMVICEFLSVIIKDEAQLAKILSISAKAEQINLMTADLLNSQLEELGELKVTMDSVLSSDIVNTFKLADGREKIVECRIEDCIVKADKVRMQQIINNIIDNSYKYADTEIWIGSKLLDNSLFISIKDRGNGVAEEEIHKIKEKFYRAKGTENKHGSGLGLYIVNELMKKMDGSVSFRNEEDGFVAELELKLV, encoded by the coding sequence ATGAAGAAGCTAAAATATATCTTTGTAAATATGATAATAGTGACATTAATCGCTGTTGCGGGGATTATAATCATAAACGGGAGACAGTTGGAATACAGTAATGATATCGTGGCGCTTAATCGGATAACTATCGAGGCAAGTAAGAACTTTGAACATTTGGAAGATTTGGATCTGCAACCGGATACAGGAGAATTTGCAATTTTTAATTTGAACGGTGAACTGGTTTACAGTCATGGTTATAAAGCGGAAACGATGATTGAGGCAGTGAAAGAAGCAAATGCCATGCAGAATATTATCTTAGATGATGAGGTTCTTGGTACGGTAGTTCTTGCACCAACATATAAGGACATCATGTATAATTACCAGATACAGATAATCCTTATCCTGACTTATGTTTTGATTGCAATGTGGGGAATCAGTATAGTATCAGCTTTCTATATCGAACGTTCAATAATAAGACCATTTGAAGAAATGAAGGAGTTTGCAAAAGAAATAGCGATAGGAAACCTGGAAATAAATCTAAAGATGGATAGGAGAAATATTTTCGGTATATTTACTGAAAGTTTCGATATCATGCGTATGGAGTTAAAACATGCCAGAGAAAAAGCAGAAAAGATAGAAAAGAGCAAAATGGAACTAATTGCGTCTATCAGTCATGATATTAAGACACCTATTACGTCTATTATGGTCATATGTGAATTCTTAAGCGTAATTATTAAGGATGAAGCTCAGCTTGCTAAGATTTTATCCATATCCGCCAAGGCAGAGCAGATTAATCTGATGACGGCAGATTTGTTAAACAGCCAGCTTGAGGAATTGGGAGAATTAAAAGTAACAATGGATTCGGTTCTTAGCAGTGATATCGTTAACACGTTCAAACTTGCAGACGGCAGGGAAAAAATCGTCGAATGCAGGATTGAAGACTGCATTGTTAAGGCTGACAAAGTCCGAATGCAGCAGATTATTAATAATATTATTGATAATTCATATAAATATGCGGATACCGAGATATGGATCGGAAGTAAACTCTTGGACAACAGCTTATTTATCAGTATAAAAGATAGGGGAAATGGAGTTGCAGAAGAAGAGATACATAAGATAAAAGAGAAATTTTATCGTGCTAAGGGTACGGAAAATAAGCACGGCAGCGGACTTGGTCTATATATAGTCAATGAGCTTATGAAGAAAATGGATGGCAGCGTATCCTTTCGGAATGAAGAAGATGGATTTGTTGCTGAGCTGGAATTGAAATTAGTATAA
- a CDS encoding alpha amylase family protein encodes MKDNYYVWIEIQANKNIISDRNQFRSTMENCVNSGIGSVILSVKDTTGFAIFESVYAPHYSLYDSVFGKRDYLEDCLNIIHSLGMKGYAAFDVFAEGNRKNPHSQMPGLRNEGWMTEVYGLSDEDRPVIQKVTDSSALHTIGSIDDFGEIFVNPTNQETCTYECALIKEVAEKYPIDGVVLDRVRYVGLSSDFSLFTKQRFLEYSKITDIQWPEDIYTMKRTKEDIQIQYGRYFGSFLEFRAFTINSFMEKVSRMIKECSNKVELLDYTGSWYPLYYQVGANWASKKYIPMEYPLADPVKYSRTGYIEQADKLLSGFYYEDVTKEQAAENEKPADWYSVEGSAEMAYKVTLGERPIIGSLFLQQYADNLKRMKEAVDMCFIKSDGCMLFDLSYLVENDWWEYIQIEN; translated from the coding sequence ATGAAAGATAATTATTATGTCTGGATAGAAATCCAGGCAAACAAAAATATAATAAGTGACCGGAACCAATTTAGAAGTACTATGGAAAACTGTGTGAATTCAGGAATCGGATCGGTGATCCTGAGTGTAAAAGATACCACAGGATTTGCCATATTTGAGAGTGTATATGCCCCCCATTACAGCCTCTATGATTCCGTTTTCGGCAAGAGGGATTATTTGGAAGACTGTCTCAATATTATTCACAGTCTTGGAATGAAAGGTTATGCGGCATTTGATGTATTTGCGGAAGGGAACCGGAAAAATCCGCATTCGCAGATGCCTGGATTAAGAAATGAGGGCTGGATGACGGAGGTATATGGATTGAGTGATGAGGACAGGCCTGTGATTCAGAAAGTCACAGATTCCTCTGCACTTCATACGATTGGCAGTATTGATGATTTTGGAGAGATATTTGTGAATCCGACTAATCAGGAAACCTGTACCTATGAATGCGCTCTGATAAAGGAAGTCGCTGAAAAATATCCTATTGACGGAGTTGTTCTGGATCGTGTGAGATATGTGGGCTTAAGCTCCGACTTCAGCCTGTTTACCAAACAGAGATTTTTGGAGTACAGCAAGATTACGGATATACAATGGCCTGAGGATATTTACACTATGAAAAGGACAAAAGAAGATATCCAGATTCAATATGGCAGATATTTCGGAAGCTTTTTAGAATTTCGGGCATTTACTATTAATTCATTTATGGAAAAAGTAAGTAGAATGATAAAGGAATGCAGCAATAAAGTGGAATTGCTGGATTATACCGGCTCATGGTATCCGTTGTATTATCAGGTAGGCGCAAACTGGGCATCAAAAAAATACATTCCTATGGAATATCCGTTGGCAGATCCGGTAAAGTACAGCCGGACAGGATACATCGAACAGGCGGATAAATTGCTTTCGGGATTTTATTATGAAGATGTTACCAAAGAGCAGGCGGCTGAAAATGAAAAGCCGGCAGATTGGTACAGTGTAGAGGGTTCGGCGGAAATGGCCTATAAGGTGACGCTTGGTGAAAGACCCATAATAGGAAGTCTCTTCCTGCAGCAATATGCGGATAATCTGAAGCGAATGAAAGAAGCGGTTGATATGTGCTTTATAAAGTCTGACGGATGCATGCTTTTTGATTTATCCTATCTGGTAGAAAATGATTGGTGGGAGTATATACAAATAGAAAATTAG
- a CDS encoding response regulator transcription factor: protein MKYDCLIIDDELDIAKTSAEYFEMFGIKTSYVTEYEEGLRFFDTNEVSLLILDINLNERSGFEFCKTIRSRSDIPILFISARDSEGDVLTGLNIGGDDYIVKPFTLNILLAKAKAMLKRYQTYRSKEEKTESPIPPHIKIDYNYRQVSVNGEAVKFKNQEFRLLTYLIRNCNRVISKEELFEKVWEDAYVSDVTLNVHIRRIREKIEPDPKNPEYIKTIWGVGYVFEVKV from the coding sequence ATGAAATATGATTGCTTAATTATAGATGATGAATTGGATATTGCCAAAACCTCGGCGGAATATTTTGAAATGTTTGGTATTAAGACTTCATATGTCACAGAATATGAGGAAGGACTGCGTTTTTTTGATACAAATGAAGTGTCATTGCTTATTTTAGATATTAATTTGAATGAGCGTTCCGGATTTGAGTTTTGTAAGACAATACGCAGTAGATCAGATATTCCCATATTGTTTATTAGCGCGAGAGACAGTGAAGGAGACGTATTAACAGGGCTTAATATTGGAGGAGATGACTATATTGTAAAACCATTTACCTTAAATATTTTACTGGCTAAGGCTAAGGCCATGCTAAAACGTTACCAAACTTACAGGAGCAAGGAAGAAAAGACAGAGTCACCGATTCCCCCGCATATTAAGATAGATTATAATTACAGGCAGGTCAGTGTAAATGGAGAGGCTGTGAAATTTAAGAATCAGGAATTCCGATTGCTCACATATCTGATCAGGAATTGCAACCGTGTCATTTCAAAAGAGGAATTGTTTGAGAAGGTATGGGAGGATGCTTATGTAAGTGATGTTACTTTGAATGTCCATATCAGGCGTATTCGTGAAAAAATTGAGCCGGACCCGAAGAATCCGGAGTACATTAAGACGATCTGGGGTGTAGGATATGTATTCGAGGTAAAGGTATGA
- a CDS encoding GNAT family N-acetyltransferase translates to MGNISLLQKKDTEIIMKLYRECFDHAFWIQEGKLNESVFDAPDFCEEASLLIRDEAAGEPAGCIAVKTSNDQKLYPDTAWITLLMVRSGYRRRGMGRCLYEMSEKILREKGIRKIYIGQDFANLFSGIPSPKRENEEFFRSCGFILNKDEHYDLEADIVNNNKIDDFDTMEFEKEFITGILKKEDSSGLLDFLKEEFPGRWEYEAKAYLGNAGKLENIIIMKSAADDAILGYCMTAVHEGGTGGLGPVGIARSIRGRHAGEYILRQSLVQLRRLGAERVCIDWTILKDFYGQFDFLPVRTFRSGYKEL, encoded by the coding sequence ATGGGTAATATCAGCTTGCTTCAAAAGAAGGATACGGAAATTATAATGAAACTCTATCGGGAGTGTTTCGATCATGCCTTCTGGATTCAGGAGGGTAAACTGAATGAGTCTGTTTTTGATGCTCCTGATTTCTGCGAGGAGGCGAGTCTGCTCATAAGGGATGAAGCTGCAGGTGAACCTGCAGGCTGCATAGCGGTAAAGACTTCGAACGACCAGAAACTGTATCCGGATACGGCATGGATTACCCTTCTGATGGTAAGGTCGGGATACAGGAGAAGAGGAATGGGCAGATGCCTGTATGAAATGTCGGAGAAAATTCTGCGGGAAAAAGGGATACGTAAGATATACATCGGTCAGGACTTCGCCAATCTTTTTTCGGGAATACCGTCTCCGAAACGGGAAAATGAAGAGTTTTTCCGTTCATGTGGTTTTATTTTGAATAAGGATGAGCATTATGATCTGGAAGCAGATATAGTAAACAATAATAAAATAGATGATTTCGATACTATGGAATTTGAAAAAGAATTTATTACGGGTATTTTGAAAAAGGAGGATTCTTCCGGATTATTGGATTTTCTGAAGGAGGAATTCCCCGGGCGCTGGGAATATGAAGCGAAAGCATATCTTGGGAATGCGGGAAAGCTTGAAAATATCATTATTATGAAAAGCGCAGCGGATGACGCAATTTTGGGGTACTGTATGACTGCCGTGCATGAGGGAGGTACGGGAGGATTAGGTCCTGTCGGAATCGCACGCAGTATCAGGGGCAGACACGCAGGAGAATATATTTTAAGACAGTCTTTGGTGCAGCTCCGAAGACTTGGAGCGGAAAGAGTCTGTATTGACTGGACAATTTTAAAAGACTTTTATGGACAATTTGATTTTTTACCGGTACGAACCTTCCGTAGTGGTTATAAAGAATTATGA
- a CDS encoding MATE family efflux transporter — translation MNRWKMIISNFLEKQFGSSLFTYREVLNMLLPIILDAFFINAIGILTTAMISTSSQESVAAVSLVNPIAIIIYAVISALATGGTILTARYAGLGEKEKIQRTAGQVVGIVVVASFFISLLILLSTKHIVQILFIGADPVIVSKAAKYLAGVSLSMVFLAAYLGAFSVFRGIGETKTCLKLTVMVNLLHLFLSFLFLNILHMDIVGTALSLIIARAAGGAAGIYLLVRKRGTLRIPLRYFFKMEESTIKNTFGIGAPYALEQIFFNGSSMIVQIFLVSMGTVYISAYAVANSFLSIVYAAGMAVGTLSMTVVGQCLGAGKGDDARKYGKSFCALGQFVIIISLAIFIPLMPVILKLYQAPENTVILIQQLIYLMVIPLILFWPVSGIMPCILRAGGDSMFCSLSSLIIMWVVRVFAGYILTVPIGMGIIGLWVTMPLEWLIRTVIYRRRFWYTGLRQ, via the coding sequence ATGAATCGTTGGAAAATGATAATTAGTAATTTTCTGGAGAAACAATTTGGAAGTAGTTTGTTTACGTATCGAGAGGTGCTTAATATGCTGCTTCCAATTATTTTAGATGCCTTTTTTATCAATGCTATCGGTATTCTGACAACTGCGATGATCAGTACTTCCAGTCAGGAGTCGGTAGCGGCAGTAAGTCTGGTGAATCCCATAGCAATAATAATCTATGCGGTAATTAGCGCACTGGCCACAGGCGGAACAATTCTTACAGCCCGGTATGCCGGACTGGGGGAAAAGGAAAAAATACAGAGAACAGCCGGACAGGTGGTGGGGATAGTTGTGGTAGCCTCTTTTTTTATAAGCCTTTTGATTCTGCTCAGTACAAAACATATTGTACAAATATTGTTTATTGGCGCTGATCCGGTTATTGTCAGCAAAGCTGCGAAATATCTCGCAGGAGTTTCGTTATCTATGGTTTTTCTGGCTGCTTATCTTGGAGCATTTTCTGTCTTCAGAGGAATTGGAGAGACGAAAACATGTCTTAAGCTGACTGTAATGGTAAATCTGCTGCATCTTTTCCTCAGTTTCCTGTTTCTCAATATCTTGCATATGGATATTGTAGGGACAGCGTTGTCTCTTATTATTGCAAGAGCGGCCGGCGGTGCGGCCGGAATCTATTTGTTAGTAAGAAAAAGGGGAACGTTGAGAATTCCTCTCCGCTACTTTTTCAAGATGGAAGAATCAACAATAAAAAATACATTTGGAATAGGAGCTCCATATGCATTGGAACAAATCTTTTTTAACGGCAGCAGTATGATTGTCCAGATCTTTCTTGTGTCGATGGGCACGGTATATATATCCGCGTATGCGGTGGCAAATTCTTTTCTCAGTATTGTTTATGCCGCAGGAATGGCTGTCGGAACACTTTCCATGACAGTGGTAGGACAATGTCTCGGGGCAGGAAAAGGTGATGATGCCAGAAAGTATGGAAAGAGTTTCTGCGCATTGGGACAGTTTGTTATTATCATATCGCTGGCGATATTTATTCCGCTGATGCCTGTTATTCTCAAACTATACCAGGCACCTGAGAATACCGTCATATTAATTCAGCAATTGATATACTTGATGGTTATTCCTCTTATTTTGTTTTGGCCGGTATCGGGAATTATGCCGTGCATATTACGAGCAGGCGGGGACTCCATGTTCTGCTCTTTAAGTTCATTGATTATCATGTGGGTAGTGAGGGTATTTGCTGGATATATACTTACGGTTCCAATAGGAATGGGAATCATAGGATTATGGGTAACAATGCCTCTTGAGTGGTTAATCAGAACGGTGATCTACCGGAGGCGGTTCTGGTATACCGGACTGCGGCAGTAG
- a CDS encoding carbohydrate ABC transporter permease, translating to MTVMSKLVVTKKKNKITKKVFIYLGLILLAIVCAGPFLWMLSTSFKTGQNIYDLSFIPENPTIANYAGVVEFMNIPRYILNTLIITCSSIALDVVFSALCAYALACMDFKGKKIIMGALLISMIIPAAAGMIINYLIIAKVHLLNTYAGAILPGAVKVFSIILLRQSYMAIPKELIEAARIDGAGEIRIWWKIMMPGILPSVSTVVIFDFISKWNEFLWPIIVLQDPQKYPLATALQYLNGSFNYKFGYIAAGTIISIVPVIIVFIICQKNYVEAVSGAVKG from the coding sequence ATGACAGTGATGAGTAAACTCGTTGTTACAAAAAAGAAAAACAAGATCACCAAAAAAGTATTTATTTACCTTGGCTTGATTTTGCTTGCTATTGTTTGTGCAGGCCCTTTTTTATGGATGCTGTCCACCTCTTTTAAAACGGGACAAAACATATATGACCTAAGTTTTATTCCGGAGAATCCAACCATCGCAAATTATGCAGGGGTAGTGGAGTTCATGAATATTCCCAGATATATTCTGAATACACTGATCATTACTTGCTCGTCAATTGCATTGGATGTTGTTTTTTCGGCGCTATGTGCTTATGCACTGGCCTGTATGGACTTTAAGGGCAAAAAGATTATTATGGGGGCTTTATTGATTTCCATGATCATACCGGCAGCTGCAGGAATGATTATCAATTATCTGATAATCGCTAAGGTACATCTTTTGAATACCTACGCCGGAGCGATTCTGCCGGGAGCCGTTAAGGTATTCAGCATTATTCTTTTGCGGCAGTCATATATGGCTATTCCAAAAGAATTGATAGAAGCGGCGCGCATTGACGGTGCCGGAGAAATACGTATCTGGTGGAAGATCATGATGCCTGGAATCCTGCCTTCGGTCTCTACCGTTGTGATTTTTGATTTTATCAGTAAATGGAATGAGTTCCTCTGGCCGATCATCGTATTGCAGGATCCGCAAAAGTACCCTCTGGCAACTGCATTGCAATATCTGAACGGTTCCTTTAATTATAAATTTGGATATATAGCTGCCGGAACGATTATTTCTATCGTACCAGTTATCATTGTATTTATAATATGCCAGAAAAACTATGTAGAAGCAGTAAGCGGTGCTGTAAAAGGGTGA
- a CDS encoding SGNH/GDSL hydrolase family protein encodes MNINLSDDKIKIMGRHEWKEDMLYLCYSGAYIEFVFTGTRLLVRMFSEFVKERENCMMAVFINGSSQLVFPLKDGIHDYQIFNFHETRTVIVRLMKITEAQYASSAINVLITDDTACIQPTDYSDRRIEFIGDSITCGYGNEGTEDGVFSTADENVSKSYAVLTAGSLQADFTLISFSGIGIISRYVEPEVMEPLTDILMPEIYHYCDWYLARRKNWEPAEKWNFGRFQPEIVVINLGTNDASYIRDDPGKKRRFIIKYAEFIHMVRQNYRNAEIICTIGVMENRLNDAVKKSVNYYKERTGDEKVVFFMQEMQCREDGYGTAMHPSVRTHEKMAWKLTRFILDNNLW; translated from the coding sequence ATGAATATAAATCTATCCGATGACAAAATAAAAATAATGGGACGTCATGAATGGAAAGAAGATATGCTGTATTTGTGCTATTCGGGTGCATATATAGAGTTTGTTTTCACTGGTACCAGGCTCCTCGTCAGGATGTTCTCAGAATTTGTGAAAGAAAGAGAGAACTGCATGATGGCTGTTTTTATAAATGGTTCCAGTCAGTTGGTCTTTCCATTAAAAGATGGGATACATGACTATCAAATTTTCAATTTTCATGAAACCAGAACCGTCATTGTTAGATTAATGAAAATAACGGAGGCCCAATATGCATCCTCAGCGATAAATGTTTTGATTACAGATGACACGGCATGCATTCAGCCTACCGATTATTCGGACAGAAGAATAGAATTTATCGGAGATTCCATTACCTGCGGATATGGGAATGAAGGAACAGAAGACGGTGTGTTTTCTACTGCGGATGAAAATGTTTCCAAGTCGTATGCGGTATTGACAGCCGGGAGCCTTCAGGCAGACTTTACATTGATTTCTTTCAGCGGAATCGGAATCATTTCCCGCTATGTGGAACCGGAGGTCATGGAACCGCTGACAGATATATTGATGCCGGAGATATACCATTATTGCGATTGGTATCTGGCTCGCAGAAAGAACTGGGAACCGGCTGAAAAATGGAACTTTGGCAGATTTCAGCCTGAAATTGTAGTGATTAATCTGGGAACAAATGATGCGAGTTACATACGGGATGATCCGGGCAAAAAGCGCCGGTTTATTATTAAGTATGCAGAATTCATACATATGGTAAGACAGAATTATAGAAATGCAGAGATTATATGTACTATTGGTGTTATGGAAAACAGGCTGAACGATGCGGTGAAAAAATCAGTGAATTATTATAAGGAAAGAACCGGTGATGAAAAAGTAGTTTTCTTTATGCAGGAAATGCAGTGCAGGGAGGATGGATATGGAACAGCTATGCACCCATCTGTTCGCACCCATGAAAAAATGGCATGGAAATTAACCAGGTTTATTTTAGATAATAATTTATGGTAA
- a CDS encoding CehA/McbA family metallohydrolase has translation MIDQKGFTDRGNWYKGNLHSHTINSDGIYSPQTAKEEFMKHGYSFLCLSDHNLYTDYRESLNSGDFIILPGLEAAAVLFDENMDCVKVHHINGILGTTQMQERATLPLFGHMEKYGPYLFYGSWDEAAAAQMIIDELHNKGCFVTYNHPVWSRIDINTLHWLKDVDLLEIFNYNTENESGTGFITSCWDQMLRAGIKQKANATDDNHNGGIFDDAFGGFIMVNAKRLHQDDIVSAILEGNYYSSSGPLIKDWGIRDSKISFSCEPVERINIIADGFVGSGITFIAEAGESLTDCEYLLTGKEHYVRIECMDRKGRKAWTNPIYIK, from the coding sequence ATGATTGATCAAAAGGGATTTACGGATAGGGGAAACTGGTATAAGGGAAATCTGCACAGCCATACGATCAATTCAGATGGTATTTACAGTCCGCAGACGGCAAAAGAAGAGTTCATGAAACACGGATATTCCTTTTTATGTCTGAGCGACCATAATCTTTATACGGATTACCGCGAAAGTCTGAATTCAGGTGATTTTATCATATTACCGGGATTGGAAGCAGCCGCAGTTTTATTTGATGAAAACATGGATTGCGTCAAGGTCCACCATATAAATGGAATCCTTGGCACAACGCAAATGCAGGAGAGGGCAACGCTGCCATTGTTTGGTCATATGGAAAAATATGGCCCGTATTTATTTTATGGCAGCTGGGATGAGGCGGCGGCAGCTCAGATGATTATCGATGAGCTTCATAACAAGGGCTGCTTTGTTACTTATAATCATCCGGTATGGTCGCGCATAGATATTAATACATTACATTGGCTGAAAGACGTCGATTTGCTGGAAATATTTAATTACAATACGGAAAATGAAAGCGGAACGGGATTTATCACCAGTTGTTGGGACCAGATGCTAAGGGCGGGCATAAAACAGAAAGCAAATGCAACGGATGATAACCATAACGGAGGAATCTTCGATGATGCCTTTGGCGGTTTCATCATGGTAAATGCAAAACGCCTGCATCAGGATGATATTGTTTCGGCCATTCTGGAGGGAAATTATTATTCCTCTTCAGGACCGCTTATTAAGGACTGGGGAATCAGGGACAGTAAGATCTCTTTCTCTTGTGAACCCGTAGAAAGAATTAATATTATAGCAGACGGATTTGTCGGTTCCGGTATCACATTCATTGCAGAGGCCGGTGAAAGCCTTACAGATTGTGAGTACCTGCTTACAGGAAAAGAACACTACGTAAGAATAGAATGTATGGATAGGAAGGGCAGAAAAGCTTGGACCAATCCAATCTATATAAAATAA
- a CDS encoding N-acetylmannosamine-6-phosphate 2-epimerase, translated as MKNMEVLHKIKGGLIVSCQALETEPLYGADMMARMAVAARDGGAVAIRSNSPQDVKAIKKAVSLPVIGLYKVNYPDSEVYITPTMREIDSLMEAAPDIIAMDATNRLRPHNETLEHFFAEVMEKYPDMLFMADCSCFEDAAQAQRLGFDIAGTTLCGYTKETSNSMIPNYDMLRRMTRELKIPVIAEGGIWNTEQLQRVFEEKILAAVVGTAITRPREITRHFINAIHKEQ; from the coding sequence ATGAAGAATATGGAAGTACTTCATAAAATCAAAGGAGGTTTGATTGTTTCCTGTCAGGCATTGGAAACGGAACCTCTGTATGGAGCTGATATGATGGCAAGAATGGCCGTTGCAGCAAGGGACGGAGGAGCGGTGGCAATACGCTCGAATTCACCGCAGGACGTTAAGGCGATTAAAAAGGCAGTATCGTTACCGGTTATCGGATTGTATAAGGTAAATTATCCTGATTCAGAGGTATATATTACACCAACTATGAGAGAAATTGATTCCTTAATGGAAGCGGCTCCTGATATTATTGCCATGGACGCAACCAATAGGCTGAGGCCGCATAATGAAACGCTGGAGCATTTTTTTGCCGAAGTTATGGAGAAATATCCCGATATGTTATTTATGGCAGATTGTTCTTGTTTTGAGGATGCCGCACAGGCACAACGGCTTGGATTTGATATTGCAGGGACGACGCTGTGCGGTTATACGAAGGAAACCAGTAATAGTATGATCCCTAATTACGATATGCTGCGCCGCATGACAAGGGAGCTTAAGATACCGGTTATTGCTGAAGGCGGAATATGGAATACGGAGCAGCTTCAAAGAGTATTTGAGGAAAAAATACTTGCGGCGGTAGTTGGAACGGCAATCACGCGGCCAAGAGAGATAACCAGGCATTTCATCAACGCTATACATAAGGAACAGTAG